A stretch of the Tistrella bauzanensis genome encodes the following:
- the ngg gene encoding N-acetylglutaminylglutamine synthetase, translated as MTRRSPRDPRPRDPRLDRKSGPSVAGWRSGGKSAGRATASPYSRTEASVDLGWGRLIFGQTFDDNRKLADAIRMEEEGKRDVALYLAEPHVLLSLAPQELFLDPSHTFRLWLDQYRPAPARRRGFTIRRLRTAEEADEVDRIYRARRMVPVSQDMAMALRRSRTVTQLVAVETATGRIVGTVMGVDHVHAFGDQEGGASLWALAVDPQASLPGIGSSLTLHLAGHFLARGRAYMDLSVMHDNAEAIALYEKLGFQRVPVFCVKRKNPINETLFIGPSPADELNPYARILVDEARRRGIAVEVLDASRGYFTLSFGGRAITCRESLTELTSAIAMSRCQDKRVTRSVLAKAGLRVPEQVTASDLARAETFLARHGRVVVKPVDGEQGRGVQVDIRDNDTLANACRALNEQGVTGLVESFVEGEDLRIIVIDGEVVAAALRKPAEITANGTDTIRALIEARSRRRAAATGGESRIPMDDETTRAVAEAGFTMDDVPAAGQVIRVRKTANLHTGGTIHDVTAELHPALADAAIRAARALDIPVVGMDFMVPAPDQPTYWIIEANERAGLANHEPQPTAERFIDFLFPQTATRRRHHPAATDAAEETA; from the coding sequence ATGACCCGCCGTTCCCCACGCGACCCCCGACCGCGCGACCCGCGTCTCGACCGCAAATCCGGCCCCTCTGTCGCCGGCTGGCGGTCGGGCGGCAAATCCGCCGGCCGTGCCACGGCATCCCCCTATTCCCGCACCGAAGCCAGCGTCGACCTCGGCTGGGGACGGCTGATCTTCGGCCAGACCTTCGACGACAACCGAAAGCTGGCCGACGCCATCCGGATGGAGGAAGAGGGCAAGCGCGACGTCGCCCTCTATCTGGCGGAACCGCATGTCCTGCTGTCGCTGGCCCCGCAGGAACTGTTCCTCGACCCCTCGCACACCTTCCGGCTGTGGCTGGACCAGTACCGGCCGGCGCCGGCCCGGCGGCGCGGCTTCACCATCCGCCGCTTACGCACCGCCGAAGAGGCGGACGAGGTCGACCGGATCTATCGGGCCCGCCGCATGGTGCCGGTGTCGCAGGACATGGCCATGGCACTGCGCCGCTCGCGCACCGTCACCCAGTTGGTGGCGGTGGAGACCGCCACCGGCCGCATCGTCGGCACGGTGATGGGCGTGGATCATGTCCATGCCTTCGGCGACCAGGAAGGCGGCGCCAGCCTGTGGGCGCTGGCGGTGGACCCGCAGGCCTCGCTGCCGGGGATCGGCTCCAGCCTCACACTGCATCTGGCCGGGCATTTCCTGGCCCGCGGCCGCGCCTATATGGATCTGTCGGTGATGCACGACAATGCCGAGGCGATCGCGCTTTACGAGAAACTCGGCTTCCAGCGCGTGCCGGTGTTCTGCGTGAAGCGCAAGAACCCGATCAACGAAACGCTGTTCATCGGCCCCTCGCCCGCCGACGAACTCAACCCCTATGCCCGCATCCTGGTCGACGAGGCCCGCCGGCGCGGGATCGCGGTCGAGGTGCTCGATGCCTCACGCGGGTATTTCACCCTGTCCTTCGGCGGCCGGGCGATCACCTGCCGCGAAAGCCTGACCGAGCTGACCAGCGCCATCGCGATGAGCCGCTGCCAGGACAAGCGGGTGACGCGCAGCGTGCTGGCCAAGGCGGGCCTGCGGGTTCCCGAACAGGTGACGGCATCCGATCTGGCACGGGCGGAAACCTTCCTGGCACGCCATGGTCGGGTGGTGGTGAAGCCGGTGGATGGCGAACAGGGTCGCGGGGTTCAAGTCGACATCCGCGACAACGACACCCTGGCCAATGCCTGCCGGGCGCTGAACGAACAGGGCGTCACCGGCCTGGTCGAAAGCTTCGTCGAGGGCGAGGATCTGCGGATCATCGTCATCGATGGCGAGGTGGTGGCGGCGGCCCTGCGCAAGCCGGCCGAAATCACCGCCAACGGCACCGACACCATCCGGGCGCTGATCGAGGCGCGATCCCGCCGTCGCGCGGCCGCAACCGGTGGCGAAAGCCGCATTCCCATGGATGACGAAACGACCCGGGCGGTGGCGGAAGCGGGCTTCACCATGGACGACGTACCGGCCGCGGGCCAGGTCATCCGGGTGCGAAAGACCGCAAATCTGCACACCGGCGGCACCATCCACGACGTCACCGCCGAGTTGCATCCAGCACTTGCCGATGCCGCGATCCGGGCGGCGAGGGCGCTCGACATTCCGGTGGTCGGGATGGATTTCATGGTTCCGGCCCCCGATCAACCCACATACTGGATCATCGAGGCCAATGAGCGGGCCGGGCTTGCCAATCACGAGCCCCAGCCGACGGCAGAACGCTTCATCGATTTTCTTTTTCCACAGACGGCCACCCGCCGACGCCATCACCCGGCAGCGACGGATGCGGCCGAGGAGACGGCATGA
- a CDS encoding peroxiredoxin, giving the protein MLTIGDKFPSFKVKATVSTDLKDAFTEIDENTYSDKWKVYFFWPKDFTFICPTEIAAFGKLNGEFADRDAVVLGGSTDSEFVHHAWRVHKEELNDLPFPMLADVSHALCNALGILHKQEGVALRATFIVDPDNIIRHVSVNDLDVGRNPQEVIRVLDALQTDELCPCNWQKGEDTLKVA; this is encoded by the coding sequence ATGCTGACGATTGGTGATAAGTTCCCCTCGTTCAAGGTCAAGGCGACCGTTTCGACCGACCTGAAGGACGCGTTTACCGAGATCGACGAGAACACCTATTCGGACAAGTGGAAGGTCTATTTCTTCTGGCCGAAGGATTTCACCTTCATCTGCCCGACCGAGATTGCCGCCTTTGGCAAGCTGAACGGCGAATTCGCCGACCGTGACGCGGTCGTTCTGGGCGGCAGCACCGACAGCGAGTTCGTGCATCACGCCTGGCGCGTCCACAAGGAAGAGCTGAACGACCTGCCCTTCCCGATGCTCGCCGATGTCAGCCATGCGCTGTGCAACGCCCTCGGCATCCTGCACAAGCAGGAAGGTGTGGCGCTCCGCGCGACCTTCATCGTCGATCCTGACAACATCATCCGCCATGTGTCGGTGAATGACCTTGATGTGGGCCGCAACCCGCAGGAAGTCATCCGCGTCCTCGACGCGCTTCAGACCGACGAACTCTGCCCCTGCAACTGGCAGAAGGGCGAGGACACCCTGAAGGTGGCCTGA
- a CDS encoding N-acetylglutaminylglutamine amidotransferase, which yields MCGFSGEIRFDGKTADITAVARMTAAMDRRGPDASGVHAQGNIAVGHRRLKIFDLSEHAQQPMIDAELGLGLVYNGAIYNYRELRAELEAQGFRFFSTGDTEVILKGYRAWGPKVVDRLSGMFAFVLWERDSGRVLMARDRLGIKPLYVEQRGRAIRFASTLPALLAGGGVDTSIDPVALQFYLQFHAVVPAPMTILKGVRKLPPATRRMIEPDGTTRDEVYWAPAYGARDDERNLSFGDWQERVLASLRTAVRRRLVADVPVGVLLSGGLDSSLITGLIAEAGQQDLKTYSIGFDAAGGEEGDEFRWSDIVAAHFGTDHHQIRVSASKTLEALPDCVAAMSEPMVSHDAVGFYLLSQAVSRDLKVVQSGQGADEVFGGYHWYPPMLAAGDAQAVETYAAHFCDRPHDEYQGLVRPDHRADRDHARAFIAEHFAMPGAARPIDKALRMDTNIMLVDDPVKRVDNMTMSWGLEARVPFLDHELVELAARVPAEMKVKTTADGRHLAQGKYVLAEAARAVIPHAVIDRPKGYFPVPALKHLEGPYLDMVRASLTSDGARTRGLFDQAAVDRLLADPKAHITPLRGSKLWQLALLELWLDTHGVRP from the coding sequence ATGTGCGGCTTCAGCGGCGAGATCAGGTTCGATGGCAAAACGGCCGACATTACGGCCGTGGCACGGATGACCGCCGCGATGGACCGGCGCGGCCCCGATGCGTCGGGTGTTCACGCCCAGGGCAATATCGCCGTCGGTCATCGGCGGCTGAAGATCTTCGACCTCAGCGAACACGCCCAGCAACCGATGATCGATGCCGAGCTGGGGCTTGGGCTGGTCTATAACGGCGCGATCTATAATTACCGCGAGCTGCGCGCCGAACTGGAGGCACAGGGCTTCCGCTTCTTCTCCACCGGCGACACCGAGGTGATCCTGAAGGGCTATCGCGCCTGGGGTCCGAAAGTGGTCGACAGGCTGTCGGGCATGTTCGCCTTCGTACTATGGGAACGCGACAGCGGCCGGGTGCTGATGGCACGCGACCGTCTGGGCATCAAGCCGCTCTATGTTGAACAGCGGGGCCGTGCGATCCGCTTCGCCAGCACCCTGCCGGCGCTTCTGGCCGGCGGCGGGGTCGACACCAGCATCGATCCGGTGGCGCTGCAATTCTATCTGCAGTTCCACGCCGTCGTGCCCGCCCCGATGACGATCCTGAAGGGCGTGCGCAAGCTGCCGCCGGCCACCCGCCGGATGATCGAACCCGACGGCACCACCCGTGACGAGGTCTATTGGGCGCCGGCCTATGGCGCGCGCGACGACGAACGCAACCTGTCGTTCGGCGACTGGCAGGAACGGGTTCTGGCCAGCCTGCGCACGGCCGTGCGCCGGCGTCTGGTCGCCGACGTGCCGGTTGGTGTGCTGCTCTCGGGCGGGCTGGACAGCAGCCTGATCACCGGCCTGATCGCCGAGGCGGGCCAGCAGGATCTGAAAACCTATTCGATCGGCTTCGATGCCGCGGGCGGCGAGGAGGGCGACGAATTCCGCTGGTCCGACATCGTGGCCGCCCATTTCGGCACCGATCATCACCAGATCCGGGTGTCGGCCAGCAAAACGCTGGAAGCCCTGCCCGACTGTGTGGCGGCGATGAGCGAGCCGATGGTCAGCCATGACGCGGTCGGCTTCTATCTGCTGTCGCAGGCGGTGTCGCGCGATCTGAAGGTGGTGCAGTCGGGCCAGGGCGCCGATGAGGTGTTCGGCGGCTATCACTGGTATCCGCCGATGCTGGCGGCCGGCGACGCCCAGGCGGTCGAGACCTATGCCGCCCATTTCTGCGACCGGCCGCATGACGAATATCAGGGGCTGGTGCGCCCTGATCACCGGGCCGACCGGGACCACGCCCGCGCCTTCATCGCCGAACATTTCGCCATGCCCGGTGCCGCCCGGCCGATCGACAAGGCCCTGCGCATGGACACCAACATCATGCTGGTCGACGATCCGGTGAAGCGGGTCGACAACATGACCATGAGCTGGGGGCTTGAGGCGCGGGTGCCGTTCCTGGACCATGAGCTCGTGGAACTGGCGGCACGCGTCCCGGCCGAGATGAAAGTGAAGACCACGGCCGATGGCCGCCATCTGGCCCAGGGCAAATATGTGCTGGCCGAGGCCGCGCGCGCGGTGATCCCCCATGCGGTGATCGACCGGCCCAAGGGCTATTTCCCGGTGCCGGCGCTGAAGCATCTGGAAGGGCCGTATCTGGATATGGTCCGCGCCAGCCTGACCAGCGACGGCGCGCGGACCCGCGGATTGTTCGATCAGGCCGCCGTCGACCGGCTGCTGGCCGACCCGAAGGCGCATATCACACCGTTGCGCGGATCGAAATTGTGGCAGTTGGCGTTGCTGGAATTGTGGCTCGACACCCACGGGGTGCGGCCCTGA
- a CDS encoding osmoprotectant NAGGN system M42 family peptidase codes for MNDATRRPTAEIHIDRDYLLDTLLALLNTPSPSGYTDGIVHMVGMELERLGVPFELTRRGAIRAVIKGRERRPARALVAHLDTLGAIVKRPQSNGRLAVAPIGHWSGRFAEGARCTIFTDDSRHRGTILPLKASGHTFGGEIDKLPVGWDYVELRVDAHADNERDLDALGIRVGDIIAIDPTPEVGPNDYINSRHLDDKAGVATLLAAAEAVRRCGVVPPVDTYLLFTISEEVGSGASSILHGEIAEMVTIDNGTTAPGQASRETGVTVAMMDSAGPFDYHLTRKLLALCADNGIQHQRDVFRHYRSDSASAIEAGNDLRTALVCFGIDASHGYERIHRSALDDLARLEALYMLSEPTFKRDAKPLGPLSGFPVPPDWDEEETAERLGTPAPTEHEEEPSR; via the coding sequence ATGAACGACGCGACCAGACGCCCGACCGCAGAGATCCACATCGACCGCGATTACCTGCTCGATACCCTGCTCGCCCTGCTCAACACGCCAAGCCCGTCCGGATACACCGATGGCATCGTCCATATGGTCGGCATGGAACTTGAACGCCTGGGCGTGCCCTTCGAACTGACCCGCCGTGGCGCGATCCGCGCGGTGATCAAAGGCCGGGAGCGCCGGCCCGCCCGGGCGCTGGTCGCCCATCTGGACACGCTGGGTGCGATCGTGAAGCGGCCGCAATCCAATGGCCGGCTGGCGGTGGCGCCGATCGGCCACTGGTCGGGGCGGTTCGCCGAGGGCGCGCGCTGCACCATCTTCACCGATGACAGCCGCCATCGCGGAACCATCCTGCCGCTGAAGGCATCGGGCCATACCTTCGGGGGCGAAATCGACAAGCTGCCGGTGGGCTGGGACTACGTCGAACTGCGCGTCGACGCCCATGCCGACAATGAACGCGATCTCGACGCGCTCGGCATCCGGGTGGGCGACATCATCGCCATCGACCCCACGCCGGAAGTGGGCCCCAACGACTATATCAACAGCCGGCATCTCGACGACAAGGCTGGGGTCGCCACCCTGCTCGCCGCGGCGGAAGCGGTTCGGCGCTGCGGCGTGGTGCCGCCGGTGGATACCTATCTGCTGTTCACGATTTCCGAGGAAGTCGGCTCCGGCGCCTCGTCGATCCTGCATGGCGAGATCGCCGAGATGGTGACCATCGACAACGGCACCACCGCCCCGGGCCAGGCCAGTCGCGAGACCGGCGTGACGGTGGCGATGATGGACAGCGCCGGGCCGTTCGACTACCACCTGACCCGCAAGCTGCTGGCGTTGTGCGCCGACAATGGCATTCAGCATCAGCGCGACGTGTTCCGGCATTACCGCTCGGACAGCGCATCGGCGATCGAGGCCGGCAATGATCTGCGCACGGCGCTGGTCTGCTTCGGCATCGATGCCTCGCACGGCTATGAACGCATCCACCGCTCGGCGCTGGACGATCTGGCGCGGCTGGAAGCGCTGTATATGTTGAGCGAGCCGACCTTCAAGCGCGACGCCAAGCCGCTCGGTCCGCTGTCGGGCTTCCCCGTGCCGCCGGACTGGGACGAGGAAGAGACCGCCGAGCGCCTGGGCACCCCGGCCCCGACCGAGCACGAGGAAGAACCCTCACGCTGA